One Jaculus jaculus isolate mJacJac1 chromosome 4, mJacJac1.mat.Y.cur, whole genome shotgun sequence genomic window, ggagGTGGTTAGCATCTGTAATTATAAATGGTATCATGTTTTTAACTGGTGACTGTGTTTGTTGCTAGtgtgtaattcttcctctgaaataAGTGCTTAACCTATACTAAGGATATGGCCTATTTAGTGAGAATTCAAACTTGATCTATTGAGTAAATGCTCTTAAAATTTGAATGTGTCTGAAAGTTAAGGACTGTCACTATGACTTTTATTCACTGAAACTTGGCCATTTATTCATCTCTGTAAGATAAGAAAATATCGCATGATTGAGGCATTTTAAAACAAGAGAAAACTTTACCAGCAAAAGCCTAGGAAATCAATGTACGTAATGTCACTTTTTACTTAATTGTATTGCTTTCACACTAAGTTACATGAGggtaaggatttattttattttatttatttgaaagcagagagagatagagagaagagagacagataaagagagaatgggcacgccagggcctctagccactgcaaacgaactccagacgcatgtgccccttgtgcacatctggcttatgtgggttctggggaatcaagcctggatcctttggctttgcaggcaaacaccttaaccactaagccatctctccagcttgagggtaaggatttttatgttttcctcacCATTGTGTTCTGATACATAGTAgatgataaatataaatattttggcAGTAAAAATGTCTTGTTAGCATGTCCCTTAATATGAGACATCAGTTTTATGTGCTGAGGAAGCACTGAGAAAAACTGCCCACGATATCTGCTAAGGAATAGCAGTCACCTTGAGACACTGTAAAGGTGCCTAAAAATGAAGATGGGCAATTATTAAGCCAATTATTCTAATGGGAAAAAATAAGAATGCTATAAATTATGTGTGACAAACTATATGCCATCCTGGGGCAGGGAGGATTGTCCAACTTGCTGCTGGCAATTAAGGTGAAAATATCTACCAATTTTGGACATGAACTTGTGATAGATAAACAACCAGTTCTTCTCTAAGGGAATTACTAGACTTGTAGAGGCATGAAAAgttaagcatgggctggagagatggctcagtggttaagcgcttgcttgtgaagtctaaggaccccggtttgaggcttgatttcccaggacccacgttagccagatgcacaagggggcatacacgtctggagttcatttgcagtggctggaggccctggcatgcccattctctttctctctctctctctccatctgcctctttctctctcaaataaataaataagcaatttttttaaaaaaaaaaaaagttagacatATGTAAAGGATTAGCCCCACCTCACATGAAAATTTTCTTGTGTATGGATTGATTGTTAAGTGGCTAATTAATTTACCATTTGAAAAGAAGTGTTGATAATTAAAAGAGAGTTGAAGTAAGAAAGCTACTTCCTTTGAAATGTAGACTTGCTATCCTAGGCAGTTCCGTCCTTTTGTCAATAGTTTCAATAATGATATCCATGCATTCTAAATTAATGGACCTCATGAAGCCAAGAATAGCAAGTATGATGCATGACAGAATGAGGATCCTAAATACCTTTTCACATTTAATACACTGGGTATTCCAGGAATATGAAACTTCAGTATCTTGTCATAAATTACTGCATGACTACAGGGTGACTAAAAATGATTAGAACACTTgggcagaaaaaaatcaactagtTAAGTGACAATGTACAACATTGTGCTACATTTTGGTTATCTCCCAATGTGTTGCAACTTTACTTACTGAAGTAAGAATTTATCAAGCTCAcatacactgtggtggtttgaataagatgtACCCCATTGAgccacgtgttctgaatgcttgatcatcagctggtggcaacttgggaagtggagccttgttgaaGGGGTATGTTTCTGGGGACAGTCtaaggggtgttatagccagttcccccttgccagacatggctcactctcttgctgctattttccatctgctATAGCAGAAgttatgtccagcctctgctcatgccatgcttttccctgccatcctgaaacttcccctcgagactgtaagcccaaatccaaactttcctcccatcagctgctcttggtagggtgcattgccccagcaatgggaaggtaactacaacacataCTGGTTAGCCTTACATGATATTCTGACTTACATTTGGTGAATTAAGGAGTATTtatagagtcaggcatggtggtacatgcctttaattccagcacttaagaggccaaaagaggaggactgctgtgagttcaaggtcagcctgggactatacagtgagttccaggtctgcctgggctaaggtgagaccctacctcgaagaaaaaaagtaatatttaCAGCAAACTTTTTTTAGGCTTCActgaaatgttatttatttaaaaatttatcttttatttgagagagaaaaagtgagtgagagagaatgggcacacaagggctttagccactgcaaacaaactccagactcgtgcatctccatgtgcatctcacttatgtgggttatggggaatcaaacctgggtccttaggctttccaggcaagcaccttaactgccaagccatctctccagccttgtattggttgttgaggtagggtctcgctataggccaagatgacctggaattcactatgtagtctcagggtggccctgaactcagtgatcttcctacctctgcctgcagagtacagggtaccaccacacccagcatcttcactaaaactttaaaaaatgactgtAGCACAGAAAAGGCTGAGCAACTGTAGAGAAGAGTAGCTTACTTAACTCTTACAGAAGGAAAATACACCAAACTTGTACATCAGATGAGACTCTTGCCCAGGAGTTCCCCTCTCCTGATCACTTTTCACTACCTCTTCTCAAGGAGTACATACCTTCCCTACTTTGTTTGTTATTCCTCAGTGGTTAGGTGACTGTTGTCCATTGCAGACAGCATCATTTAATCACAACAGATCTTAAGCACATTATGAACATTAATTAACATCTAacatctctctttttatttttcaaggcaagcccaaaagactggagaaagagagtgtgtgagttggcacaccagggcctccagccaccgcaatccaactccagatgcctactcccccctgtgcccatgtgtgaccctgcgcacttgtgtcactttgtgcatctggcttacctgggaactGGACAGTCgagcatgggtcctcaggcttcgcaggcaaacaccttgaccactaagccatctctccaaccctgtctgACATCTCTTAATGAGGTAGGTAAAAACTACTATGGTTTCACAGTAGGGAAGATCATGTCTAGGCAAGTTTGGAGATTTGGTCTTAGGCCTCCCAACAAACTATAGCTCATTTCTATTATTAATGCCTTTTGACATATAAACTTTCTACATATAAACATGTTTGTGGCTCCAGGAATAACATTTGAGAGGACTTTTGAGTTACTAATAACCATGGTGACAAATTCAGGTTTCCTCACCACCAATAACTTTATAGATCAAAACCAAAGTTCtccagggcacacacacacacacaaaacatacacaCCTATCAACAACATAAACAAGCAGATAAGACAAAGTATAatggcaataaaaatataaaataaaataaaaataaaaataataagtactATTCTCTAATGCCTCTAAAATCTGTACCCACAAATTAATCTACTGGTCTAAATTTTGTCCCAAAAATATTCTGAGAGTTTTCCTAAAGTTTTACTATTTCATGGGGCTTTGATTCCAATTATATataactgtgaaccaaaatatttaaaaaaaaattaatcttaaatAGATATTGTCAGATGTTCCAGTGATTTTGCTCTGCTTTGGGTTGTAAGAAAgcttctatttcttttcattgtttaaacaaaaatagtatttttggtttttttcccctttaaaaaaatgtaagaaagtctattttaatacaaaaactccatgaactgtttctttctttttcacatcCCTCAAAATAGACcccaagccaggtgtagtggctcacatctatcatcgcagcactcagaaggctgagtcagaaggatcaccattagttcaaggccagtctggtctacacagtgggttccaggtaagcctgggctagagtgagagaccctgcctcaggaaaaaaaaaatcatatttgttacacatgttttaaatttataacaAGTGAGATACAGCCTAAGAATGATACATTTCCTTTTGGAAaataacaaagccaggcatgaaaatgcaagcctataatcccagaatttggtaGTTTGAGGCAGAAGCCAGGACTACATAGCACCcagtaccaaaaaagaaaataaataaataaataaataagtatgaaaGAGTGATCTCTCCATGGGAAGTGCATTAAAACCTTTGTAACACATGATTGCTTACATGGtaccctctatttatttatttatttgagagggagaaagacacaggaggagacagagagaatgagaatgggcatgccagggcttccagtcactgaaaacaaactccagcatgtgccatcttgtgcaattggtttctgtgggacctggggaatcaaaccaaggtcctctggctttgcaggcaagtgccttaactgctaagccatctctccagccctgacatggtACCCTctatttaaaagaatgaattaCATTTGCTAATCTATTATGGATACAGAAAACTCCTATCAGCTAAGATGAAGCCAAAGTTTATGGACAAAGCACTTCTGTAGGTGGTACAGTTCTAGAAGACAGATTGAACTAGAATGATTGCTGTAGgcaactactaaacatgcaaattATGTCAAAGCTTCACATGACAACATTAGCTAGCTGAAAACTAAATAGCACCcagcagaaaaaataaaattaaaattaaaattaaaagccgggcgtagtggtgcacacctttaatcccagcactcgggaggcagaggtaggaggatcgccatgagttcaaggccatcctgagacttcatagtgaattccaggtcagcctgagccagagtgagaccctacctaaaaaaaaaaaataaataaataaataaaattaaaaaaagagagagagagggagagagatgtatTTCAATCAGAGCTTTCAAGTGAATGCTGAAGGCTCAACACAGCACAGCCTTAGCAATGCTGACCACAGGGCCGATTCCACAACTGTCTCCTATAGAAGGGGATTCTACCTGTGTGATCAGCTTCACACAGTTCACTGAAAGTTAGTTATATTCAGGGTATTTCTTCAGAGAAGTAAAAGAATTCATAGCATTGTGTGCAATGTCATCTTGTTAGACTGTAAACAACtgatttattctttttatctGCTAATACAGATTTTAAACTGTTCCAACAGATATCAGTAATTGATAATATACTATTTCCACTTAATAATTCAAAGAAATAATTAGCCAGACATTATAatagcaaagagaaggtaacataatgtaaaattttattcaCACATTAACTTACGACAAATTGGTCTCCATCCTTATCCACTTGTAAAAAGCAATAGAAAAGGATAAGTTTACTAGTTACTTTCTCCAAAAGAggcaagaagccaggcatggtggctcgtgcctttaatcccagcacttgggaggcagaggtaggaggatcaccatgagtttgaggccaccttgagactacatagtgaattccaggtcagcctggactagagtgaaaccctacctcgaaaaaaaaaaaaaaaaaaaaaagaggcaagaagCCAAATTCTGAAACCACATTTGTCCATCATCTACTAGAAAGAAATTCATAAACTGTTGTTCTGTTCTAATACTGGTGCTCTGTCCCGCTTCATGTCTCCTTTGCCCTCTTCATATAAGCGCAGCTGCTCCATGAATCCAGCATTGGGACATACAGAAGGCCTTGCATTTTTCACCAAAGTAAAAGCactggagagagagagttctTCAGAAGCCATCAGGAAGCCTATTACAATCGCAGCGGCCCTGGACACCCCTGCATTACAGTGAACAAGAACCACACCATCCTGTAACAAAATCAAACAGTGTTTATCATTCACACATGCTCTAAATACCACTTACAATTCATTTatcaaaaatacatatattcttgCAAGCAATGAATAGAATATCATATAAGTGCTCTGGTAATTTGTTTGTAAtactgcagtcaaatgctctaccactgagcagccCCCACAAATgtgtggaccaggctgacctcaaactcctcatcctcctacctctgcctctttagccAGCACGTGCCATCACAGCTGATGTGTTTGTGATTCTGGAACAGCATCTCTGAACTCAAGCATTCCAGTAAAGTGCATATAAAAACCTAGTAACTTAATGGCACATGTATATCCATAAGAGAAAAATCAGAGAATATATATGCACAGAAGCATAAATAAGCTAAAGAGAAAGCCAGAGTCATCTCAGGTACACACAGGATTCCCCAAAAGTAACTGGGGGTCACTGGCTTAGAAATCTATGCACAAAATGATCAatatgggaaataaaaaaaagattgtacCCTTGGACACTATTTTATTCTGGAAGGaagtaacttaaaaatatttttaatttataagttaGTAAATGATAACATGAATAGCTTTTAACAATGTGAAGGGGAAAGGTAATCAGATCCTACCAGtgaagtcaataaataaaacatttgaggtCACTTGCAAACGAtactttctgaaagaaaaaaggcACAGTGCAGCTCAGTGCTGATGGCGGCAATACTGCCTTAATAATGAATGTGACAGATCTGATGGAACCACACTGATACAGCTTGGCCTGCTGCGGGCTCTTACAAAGTTAATGACCTAAATGAAATGTAATGAACTGTCAGCACACCCTACAGAGTTAGGTATTTCAGTTCCTTCATTTCCTGATTCATCATTTGGCACAACAAAGGAAAggaacagaagaagaaaagaaagaccatCTTAGTGGAAACCCTATCCCCCAGGCACACATTAACAATGCTAATGTTCAGAGCACTGGACCACTTTACTTTTGCCAGGCAGCCGTCTCACATTCATAAATCTGTGATCTTCCTTTGCTTAATGCGTTGTAACATATGTACGAGACATCTCTTTTCAAGAATGATTGAAGTTAGTTACTAGTTGAACATTCTCATGTTAAAAAAGGCTGCTTCAATTGTTTTGTCAAAGACAGCTGTGATTCCTTTCCCAACTGTTTCTATACAAGAAAAGCAAAACTTTGCATCTTTtctcaccttatttatttttcttttttcttgactgGGAATGAAGCCCACAGCTTTTCACATACTTTCAGTCTATACTGTGTTCAGTGTTTTGAAAATGTATTGTCTGTGCAAAGATATCTGGGGTGGTAGAGGAACTGTATTGATTTGAGCACCCTGCTATACCCTGCGAGGTTATTTTGAAATTGTGTTCAGCAGGGCAGATATCTCATCTCACAGTGCTTACCTTACCTTAAATCCCTTTCCTTTGTTTTCACTCTCACTACCTAGAATTTAACCTTGGAAATTAAGCACCAGGTCTTCACCCTAGctccaggttttgtttttaagaaatccAAGTTAAGAACCATCTAATTAACTACAAGGCCAAATTAAGGTcagcttttttaaattaaattttttaattcaaaagctTATTAATTACTCAatgtgttgcttttctttttaggtaCTATTATTTCCTCCAACTTTTGAGTTCCAACATAAACATCTCTAATTTTAAAACGCGTATGGATGATATACATACTTCACCATGTACAGCATCCTCTACATCTCTGAAAAGAAGCAACACAGCCTCATTTGAACACTGTTAACTGATGCATTAGAATGTTACAACCTACAAACTGTAGCTGtttacaaaagaacaaaaatgctaGTATTAGGCTttgaaatagaaaatttctttctttgctttcatcCAAATATTTACAAGGTAGTAAGAGTGATGAGCAACAGAAATtacctttatattttctttttgttaaatctttgaacatattttaaggttattttattttaaagtactgtttaatttttttatttatttgagaacaagaaagaaagagaaagaggcagacagagagaggagatgggcacaccagggccacaaggcactgcaaacgaactccaggcgcgtgcgccaccttgtgcatctggcttacgtgggacctgtagACTCaaacctcaggcttcacaggcaagcaccttaactgctaagccatctttccagacattatttcattttttacatttatttttgtttatttgagagagaaagtatgggcatgccagggccttcttccactgtaaacaaattccagacacatgttctactttgtgtgtctagctttatgtgggcactagggaatcaaacctagggtaTCAGGGTTTAAaatcaagctcctttaaccactgagcaatctctccagccccctacttttaTGTTTTCTGAGTACTCTGGTCAGAAAGGCATATAAAGCACTGAGTAAATATTACTaatgaagggaagggagaaaaggagagaaaaaggaaagagagaaggaagaaggtaaACCAATTAAGCAGGATTCTAATCCTAGCAGTTAGGAGCCAATGGAGCTACTTCTttctggaagtcttttttttggttttccaaggtagggtctcactctagctcaggctgacctggaattcactatgtagtctcagggtagcctcgaactcttggtgatcctcccacctctgcctcccgaatgctaggattaaaggtgtgtgccaccacacccggctggaagTCCTTCTTTTCCTGCCCATGACCATTTATCTTACactcattttctaaaaataaaatttttacagaagcatgggtaaagaaaatgtggtgtagatataaaacagaattttatttGCCATATAGAAACATGAAACTGTCATTTGtaagaaaatagatggaactggaCATCATTATGTTGAGCAAAATACATCAGactcagaaataaaaatgttatatgcagaatctagatttaacaatatatatacacacatatgtacatgtattctatgacatggaagcagatgagctattgggggggggagaagggaacAAGCAAGAAGAGAATGGAGGTGTATATGAGCAAAAGACAATATATGTATGAACATGTTCTTAAAAAGAGAATTATTTGACTTAAAATAATGAATGCTAATTATCACTAGAATCACTTGTAACTTGTATATCACTAGTATACAAGTTAGACTAATACTATCTCTATCCAACAGCATACCTAGTTATCTTACAAGTTACTCAAAGTGTGGGTAATTCTATAACCTCAAAGGAAATCTAACTACATATTTACACAGGAAAATTTAATAAACAGAGAACGTCATCTTACAGCATTTCTCAGTAAGCCCAAAGAAGAAAGTGAACTACatgtgaaaattaagaaaataacaactaaagaattaaaaaacaaagatttaaTGACTATTGCTAGAGGAGACCTCATAATGGCTCTTCACAGCTTCATTACAAAAAAGATAAGTAACTGAACTTATACTTTGgaatttctgcttttaaaaaactATAGATCAAAATAAAACTTACCTTCATTTTGGCTTGCTCAATAAACTCAAAACATTCTGGGAAATAAGATAGAATATTGGTTTCAGGCAGATCCAGTATAGAAATGCTCTTATATGTAAACTCCTTAAGGAAAGCATTTTCAACTCCATATGCAACATTGAGAATATGAGTCACCttaaaaagcaagagaaaatatGAGTTGTCTAAAAACAGGCTGATGTTGATTTCCTTAAGaataaaaaacttgggctggagagattgcccagtggttaaggcacttacttgcctgcaatgaccaacgacccaggtttgattccccattacccatgtaaagccagatgcacatagtggagcatgcatctggaattgtttgcagtggctagagcccccctcccccacattctcaatctccatttgcaaataaaccaataaataaaattaaaaaaaaattcagccaggcatggtggcacatgcctttaatcccagcacttgggaggcagaggtaggaggatctacgtaagttcgaggccaccctgagagtacatagtgaattccaggtcagcctggcctagagcgagatcctatctcaaaaaaatacttAAACATGATTCACTTGATGACACTTCCTCCTGGAAGCCTTCACTCTGCCCAtccctcagcagcagcagcaatccTTCTAGCCTTCTAGCCCTACACTTACAAATTGTTTCCATCTCTGCAGTGCACACTTCACGAGAGAACAGACCAGGCTGAATTTACTGTTACCCGCACCCATGAGCAGTGATAGCACAAAGCATTTAAAGTATGTGGTGCCTAATCAATGAATATCCACACAAAAACATTAGTAGTAGACATGGATCAGTGATTCCCATTTCAataattattttcctatttttctacATAGATTttaagagttttcttttctttttggagacaaggtctttgttttgttttgtttttttttttttttccttttttgaggtagagtctcactttagcccaggctgacctggaattcactatgtagtctcaggatagcctcaaactcacagtgactacctctgactcccaagtgctgggattaaaggcatgcgccaccacacacggcgAGACAAGGTCTTAAGTGTAAGTAAGTAGTCTACACTGCTCTGGAAtgcattatgtagcccagactagctatGAACTTGTGGTAACCCTCCTGTCTAAGCCTCCTAAGGTAGTCATAACTATCAACCACAATGCCAGCCCCTCCTTCACTAATGAAATGGTTCTTAAGTGTGGCTGTACTCTAGCATCACCTGATAAGCATTCAAAAGCTACCAAGGCCCCAAAATTCAGAAGAATTAGTCTGGCTGAAAAGAGGGAGTACATCATGAAAGATTTCCTTCCAAGTGGCACAATCCCTCTATGTATTTAGCCCCTTTTTAACATATAGGAGGAACTATGTGCAGGCTCTAATAAGGAGCCTGAATGACTGCACACCTCTATAGCGCAGCAtattaggaggctaaggcaggagaatcatttgagtccaggagttcacagactaaaacaaaacagcaaaactctgtctcaaaacaaataaacaagcaagttCATAAAGAGAATCCAGGTCTGGAGATGAACCTCTGTGGTACAACACAGGCCTTGAGCTTGATCCTcaggacagagaaacagagaaaaaacacaaaacagatggatcaaagacaagACTCGCCCTTGCTctaccttcctgattgaatggtcCCTGGGTGCCTAACTTCCTGATCCCCTGTTCCGGGGTGTGCtcggagtgagtaggccagagctcctggttggttccccacctcccaCTTCCCTGGTCCCCGCACACCTGTTGCAGGCAGCCTGGACCCTGCATGTGGGGCTGCAGAAGGCCTTTTTTGCTCAGCTTTCCTGAAcacccaaatccctattcccctgagccagaTTCCCCATATGCTAAAGAGTgtgtgcaagtggagtgagtaggatAGAActtacacttcagccaagccacagctaaaaccatagaggaattggggagaagagcaagagtgctgcttccataataagcaccagggtgaaggagacagaccctgaggatactcaacacctaccaaagcagagatccagaggctcttaagagctcatcactgaagtagacttaaaactcacccaccactgctca contains:
- the Dusp19 gene encoding dual specificity protein phosphatase 19 produces the protein MHSLNQEIKAFSRNNLRKQCTRVTTLTGKKIIETWKDARIHVVEEAEPSGGGGCGYVQDLSSDLQVGVVKPWLLLGSQDAAHDLEVLRKFKVTHILNVAYGVENAFLKEFTYKSISILDLPETNILSYFPECFEFIEQAKMKDGVVLVHCNAGVSRAAAIVIGFLMASEELSLSSAFTLVKNARPSVCPNAGFMEQLRLYEEGKGDMKRDRAPVLEQNNSL